The following proteins come from a genomic window of bacterium:
- the xerD gene encoding site-specific tyrosine recombinase XerD has product MADNKIKIPVDTVSEKSHSLVILVNEFINYLLVERSLAINSIEAYKGDLKRFIIFLEKKKIADFSSCEREIIVDFLLNEKNRGSSTLSVSRALVSIKMLFRFLVMDRYLKEDVSEIIESPRIWKSLPSVMSEKEVTKLLNSAKGEDPNDLRDRAILEVMYATGLRISEVANLKTCDINFEIGILKCKGKGNKERIDPIGKRAISSVKKYIEKSRPQIALSSSKLPPPELFITRFGTKFTRQGLWKIIKSYAKKAGIKKNITPHTLRHSFASHLLANGADLRVVQEMLGHADISTTQNYIHVDRERLKNIHKKFHPRG; this is encoded by the coding sequence GTGGCTGACAATAAAATAAAAATTCCGGTTGATACAGTAAGCGAAAAATCACATTCCCTCGTTATACTGGTGAATGAGTTCATAAATTATCTTCTGGTTGAAAGATCTCTTGCCATAAACAGCATTGAAGCTTATAAAGGCGATCTGAAAAGATTTATTATTTTCCTTGAAAAGAAAAAGATTGCCGATTTTTCTTCATGCGAGCGCGAAATAATCGTCGATTTTCTGTTAAATGAGAAAAACAGGGGATCTTCGACATTATCTGTTTCCCGGGCGCTGGTATCAATAAAAATGCTGTTCAGGTTTTTGGTGATGGACAGGTATTTAAAGGAAGATGTTTCGGAAATTATCGAGTCTCCGAGAATCTGGAAATCCCTTCCGTCAGTAATGAGCGAAAAGGAAGTCACTAAACTGCTGAATTCTGCCAAAGGCGAAGACCCCAATGATTTAAGAGACAGGGCGATTCTTGAAGTGATGTATGCTACCGGCCTTCGTATAAGCGAAGTGGCTAACCTTAAAACTTGCGATATAAATTTTGAAATAGGCATTCTGAAGTGTAAAGGGAAAGGCAATAAAGAACGCATCGATCCGATAGGGAAAAGGGCGATAAGCTCCGTTAAAAAGTATATTGAAAAATCCCGCCCTCAGATAGCATTGTCTTCCTCAAAACTTCCGCCGCCCGAACTTTTCATAACAAGGTTCGGAACAAAATTCACAAGACAGGGTCTTTGGAAGATAATCAAATCCTATGCGAAAAAAGCGGGCATAAAGAAAAACATAACACCCCATACTTTGAGGCATTCCTTTGCTTCACACCTTCTTGCCAACGGAGCGGATCTGAGGGTTGTCCAGGAGATGTTGGGCCATGCCGATATATCAACTACTCAGAACTATATTCATGTTGACAGGGAAAGGCTTAAGAATATCCATAAGAAATTTCATCCGAGAGGTTAG